A DNA window from Drosophila pseudoobscura strain MV-25-SWS-2005 chromosome 2, UCI_Dpse_MV25, whole genome shotgun sequence contains the following coding sequences:
- the mtd gene encoding TLD domain-containing protein 2 isoform X20, giving the protein MSAKAMKISKIAKYIKKRVLSMSTDEYRKTSLFATGSFDLDFPIPDLIGKTEILTEEHREKLCSHLPARAEGYSWSLIFSTSQHGFALNSLYRKMARLESPVLIVIEDTDNNVFGALTSCSLHVSDHFYGTGESLLYKFNPSFKVFHWTGENMYFIKGNMESLSIGAGDGRFGLWLDGDLNQGRSQSCSTYGNEPLAPQEDFVIKTLECWAFV; this is encoded by the exons GTGCTGTCCATGAGCACAGATGAATATCGCAAGACCTCACTGTTTGCGACTGGTTCCTTCGACCTGGACTTCCCCATTCCCGATCTGATTGGCAAGACAGAGATCCTCACAGAGGAGCATCG CGAGAAGCTCTGCTCTCATCTGCCAGCTCGTGCGGAGGGATACTCCTGGTCTTTGATCTTCAGCACATCGCAACATGGTTTCGCCCTGAACTCCCTGTACCGCAAGATGGCGCGCCTGGAGAGTCCAGTTTTAATTGTCATCGAGGACACAGATAATAAT GTATTTGGTGCCCTGACCTCCTGCTCGCTGCATGTGTCGGATCATTTCTATGGCACCGGCGAGTCCCTGCTCTACAAGTTCAATCCCAGCTTCAAGGTATTCCATTGGACTGGCGAGAACATGTACTTCATCAAGGGCAACATGGAGAGCCTGTCAATTGGCGCCGGAGA CGGTCGCTTTGGCCTGTGGCTTGATGGAGATCTCAATCAGGGACGATCACAGAGTTGCAGCACATACGGCAATGAGCCTTTGGCGCCACAAGAAGACTTTGTTATCAAAACACTCGAATGCTGGGCATTTGTTTAA
- the mtd gene encoding TLD domain-containing protein 2 isoform X21 has product MCELMVPVNHGLRREVLSMSTDEYRKTSLFATGSFDLDFPIPDLIGKTEILTEEHREKLCSHLPARAEGYSWSLIFSTSQHGFALNSLYRKMARLESPVLIVIEDTDNNVFGALTSCSLHVSDHFYGTGESLLYKFNPSFKVFHWTGENMYFIKGNMESLSIGAGDGRFGLWLDGDLNQGRSQSCSTYGNEPLAPQEDFVIKTLECWAFV; this is encoded by the exons ATGTGCGAATTGATGGTCCCCGTCAATCATGGTCTCCGCCGTGAG GTGCTGTCCATGAGCACAGATGAATATCGCAAGACCTCACTGTTTGCGACTGGTTCCTTCGACCTGGACTTCCCCATTCCCGATCTGATTGGCAAGACAGAGATCCTCACAGAGGAGCATCG CGAGAAGCTCTGCTCTCATCTGCCAGCTCGTGCGGAGGGATACTCCTGGTCTTTGATCTTCAGCACATCGCAACATGGTTTCGCCCTGAACTCCCTGTACCGCAAGATGGCGCGCCTGGAGAGTCCAGTTTTAATTGTCATCGAGGACACAGATAATAAT GTATTTGGTGCCCTGACCTCCTGCTCGCTGCATGTGTCGGATCATTTCTATGGCACCGGCGAGTCCCTGCTCTACAAGTTCAATCCCAGCTTCAAGGTATTCCATTGGACTGGCGAGAACATGTACTTCATCAAGGGCAACATGGAGAGCCTGTCAATTGGCGCCGGAGA CGGTCGCTTTGGCCTGTGGCTTGATGGAGATCTCAATCAGGGACGATCACAGAGTTGCAGCACATACGGCAATGAGCCTTTGGCGCCACAAGAAGACTTTGTTATCAAAACACTCGAATGCTGGGCATTTGTTTAA
- the mtd gene encoding TLD domain-containing protein 2 isoform X19, with protein sequence MWFVVVLFAVAAVCGLAGRKWGRYLYLHYGRHLLPRSLLANKNRAPTPPLSPTKDDQSLEALLDESGEMHETVLSMSTDEYRKTSLFATGSFDLDFPIPDLIGKTEILTEEHREKLCSHLPARAEGYSWSLIFSTSQHGFALNSLYRKMARLESPVLIVIEDTDNNVFGALTSCSLHVSDHFYGTGESLLYKFNPSFKVFHWTGENMYFIKGNMESLSIGAGDGRFGLWLDGDLNQGRSQSCSTYGNEPLAPQEDFVIKTLECWAFV encoded by the exons ATGTGGTTTGTGGTCGTACTCTTCGCTGTGGCCGCCGTTTGCGGCCTGGCCGGTCGAAAGTGGGGCCGCTACCTGTACCTGCACTATGGGCGGCATCTGCTGCCGCGCTCTCTGCTGGCAAACAAGAACCGTGCGCCCACGCCGCCCCTCTCGCCCACCAAAGATGATCAGAGTCTGGAGGCACTGCTCGATGAGAGCGGGGAAATGCATGAAACG GTGCTGTCCATGAGCACAGATGAATATCGCAAGACCTCACTGTTTGCGACTGGTTCCTTCGACCTGGACTTCCCCATTCCCGATCTGATTGGCAAGACAGAGATCCTCACAGAGGAGCATCG CGAGAAGCTCTGCTCTCATCTGCCAGCTCGTGCGGAGGGATACTCCTGGTCTTTGATCTTCAGCACATCGCAACATGGTTTCGCCCTGAACTCCCTGTACCGCAAGATGGCGCGCCTGGAGAGTCCAGTTTTAATTGTCATCGAGGACACAGATAATAAT GTATTTGGTGCCCTGACCTCCTGCTCGCTGCATGTGTCGGATCATTTCTATGGCACCGGCGAGTCCCTGCTCTACAAGTTCAATCCCAGCTTCAAGGTATTCCATTGGACTGGCGAGAACATGTACTTCATCAAGGGCAACATGGAGAGCCTGTCAATTGGCGCCGGAGA CGGTCGCTTTGGCCTGTGGCTTGATGGAGATCTCAATCAGGGACGATCACAGAGTTGCAGCACATACGGCAATGAGCCTTTGGCGCCACAAGAAGACTTTGTTATCAAAACACTCGAATGCTGGGCATTTGTTTAA